In a genomic window of Pseudorasbora parva isolate DD20220531a chromosome 24, ASM2467924v1, whole genome shotgun sequence:
- the LOC137063666 gene encoding zona pellucida sperm-binding protein 4-like yields the protein MAGIWCVVQSLAFCVWFCAFCAVCAQWSNLPQNPQTLMLQQTGQRVQQQASQQSPQQVQWQASQQFPQQVQQASQFPKQVQQQASQKFTQQVQPKQPVVQAEPLDKCAVADYEQIQCGPPGISGADCEAINCCFNGQQCFYGKAVTVQCIRDGQFVVVVARDVTLPRLSLDSVHLLGGNDPPCSPVGSTPSFAIYQFPVTACGTSMMEDSGYVVYENRMTSSYEVGVGPLGSITRDSHFELLFQCRYSATSVEALVVEVNTVPAPPPVAAPGPLRVELRLANGQCVTKGCAEGDEAYTSYYGDADYPVTKVLREPVFVEVRILERTDPNIVLMLGRCWATSTPSPLSLPQWDLLVNGCPYQDDRYLTTLVPVAGSSGLQFPTHYKRFVVKMFTFVDPASLAPLQETIFIHCSTVVCHPSSGSCEQSCARKRRDADVNAISSGQTVVSSGEVNLVT from the exons ATGGCAGGAATTTGGTGTGTTGTTCAATCGCTGGCAttttgtgtgtggttttgtgctTTCTGTGCTGTTTGTGCACAGTGGAGTAATCTACCCCAGAATCCTCAAACTCTGATGTTACAGCAAACTGGCCAGAGGGTTCAACAACAGGCTAGTCAACAGTCTCCTCAGCAGGTTCAATGGCAAGCTAGTCAACAGTTTCCTCAACAGGTTCAACAAGCTAGTCAGTTTCCTAAGCAGGTTCAACAACAAGCTAGTCAAAAGTTTACTCAGCAGGTTCAGCCTAAGCAGCCAGTGGTGCAGGCAGAGCCCCTTGACAAATGTGCTGTAGCTGATTATGAGCAGATTCAATGTGGCCCACCTGGTATCAGTGGTGCCGATTGTGAAGCTATCAACTGCTGCTTTAATGGACAGCAGTGTTTCTATGGGAAGGCAG TGACTGTTCAGTGTATAAGAGATGGTCAGTTTGTGGTAGTCGTGGCTAGAGATGTTACGCTACCTCGCTTGAGCCTGGATTCAGTCCACCTCCTGGGTGGAAATGACCCAccttgcagtcctgtgggatccaCACCTTCCTTTGCTATATACCAGTTCCCGGTCACTGCATGTGGCACAAGCATGATG GAGGACAGtggatatgtggtgtatgaGAACCGAATGACCTCCTCGTATGAAGTGGGTGTTGGACCACTTGGTTCCATcacaagggacagccattttga GCTTCTCTTCCAGTGTAGATACTCTGCTACTTCTGTGGAAGCTCTGGTTGTGGAGGTCAACACTGTCCCTGCACCTCCACCAGTAGCGGCTCCTGGACCCCTCCGGGTGGAGCTTAGATTGGCAAATGGTCAGTGTGTCACCAAAGGCTGTGCAGAAG GGGATGAGGCGTACACATCCTACTACGGTGATGCTGACTATCCAGTCACAAAAGTCCTGCGGGAGCCTGTGTTTGTTGAGGTGCGCATTTTGGAGAGGACCGACCCCAACATTGTCCTAATGCTGGGACGTTGCTGGGCGACATCAACCCCCAGTCCACTCAGTCTACCTCAGTGGGACCTTCTGGTCAATGG ATGCCCTTACCAGGATGACCGTTACCTGACTACATTGGTTCCTGTGGCTGGATCTTCTGGTCTTCAGTTCCCAACCCATTACAAGCGCTTTGTTGTGAAAATGTTCACATTTGTGGATCCGGCATCACTGGCTCCTCTACAGGAAACT ATCTTCATCCACTGTAGTACAGTGGTGTGCCATCCCTCATCTGGCTCATGTGAACAAAGCTGTGCTAGGAAAA GAAGAGATGCTGATGTCAATGCCATATCTAGTGGGCAAACTGTGGTGTCTAGTGGAGAAGTTAACCTGGTCACATGA